One genomic window of Nicotiana sylvestris chromosome 10, ASM39365v2, whole genome shotgun sequence includes the following:
- the LOC104246643 gene encoding homeobox-leucine zipper protein HAT5-like — protein sequence MAGPELFYGDAAGFNGILLQNQGLMSSFATKEAVGSPASFLASGSMVSFRGVNGGNKSARSFFQSVEENETDELEEYLHQPEQKRRLTADQLQFLEKSFEVENKLEPERKDQLAKELGLQPRQIAIWFQNRRARWRTKQLENDYEALRNKYDNLKADYINLLKEKDDLRAQVIQFTDKLLLKEKEKGELATSDIKELSDASPKENMIDQKVSAITLKQHEDLNSVKSDAFDSESLVQSSILDQSDLSQDEEENLSKNLVVHDHYPMTSSNLSCFGYPGEDQGFGFWSF from the exons ATGGCTGGTCCAGAATTGTTCTACGGCGATGCTGCTGGTTTTAATGGTATTCTGCTTCAGAACCAGGGGCTTATGTCTTCATTTGCTACAAAAGAGGCTGTTGGTTCTCCTGCTTCTTTCCTTG CCTCCGGTTCCATGGTCAGCTTTCGTGGTGTAAACGGAGGGAACAAATCAGCTAGGTCATTCTTTCAGTCAGTCGAAGAGAATGAAACAGATGAGTTGGAGGAATATTTACATCAACCAGAGCAAAAGAGGCGACTTACAGCTGACCAATTACAGTTTCTTGAGAAGAGTTTTGAGGTGGAGAACAAACTAGAACCAGAGAGAAAAGACCAGCTTGCTAAAGAGCTCGGTTTGCAACCTCGCCAAATAGCGATATGGTTTCAGAATCGTCGTGCACGATGGAGGACAAAACAGCTCGAGAATGATTACGAGGCGCTGAGAAATAAATATGACAATCTGAAAGCAGACTACATCAATCTTCTCAAAGAGAAGGATGATCTAAGAGCTCAG GTTATCCAGTTCACTGATAAGCTGCTACTCAAGGAGAAAGAAAAGGGGGAACTGGCTACTTCTGATATAAAGGAACTTTCCGATGCATCGCCAAAAGAAAACATGATTGATCAGAAAGTGTCGGCTATTACCCTTAAGCAGCACGAAGACTTGAATTCTGTTAAAAGTGACGCCTTTGATTCAGAAAGCCTGGTGCAATCCTCTATCTTAGACCAGTCAGATTTATCTCAAGATGAAGAAGAAAACTTGAGCAAGAATCTGGTTGTACATGATCATTATCCCATGACATCCTCAAACTTGAGCTGCTTTGGATATCCAGGTGAAGATCAGGGCTTTGGTTTCTGGTCATTTTAA
- the LOC138880386 gene encoding uncharacterized protein isoform X1, whose product MVPHCFLTFYREPSSSGRWSAIGLHTVYRMGQQMQSYVHDPVIMQDYSRRLMDVAAQTLQRGRSDQRLAYQPDYVDPATYQRGRGMPRGGSRRAAAASRRPAGAGRRGRGRRGGPQQGGFEASADDVAADMGGGMHETDMPSYSLGIYDTPGTSQVTPSGQFLITGSDFQGVELGRYFPGPSTTDESRPIRDFDSGHRLSYGSSSHAQASCDAATDDYIQDPDTIMPSTGPDSTTDTCHPVPHPAIRRQLDDDDPDSVPGRQGMRLRPTATLRHTGCGTH is encoded by the exons atggtaccgcactgtttcctgactttttatcgggaacccagttcatcaggtagATGGTCG gcgattggattgcataccgtatatcgtatggggcagcagatgcagagttatgtccacgatcctgtgatcatgcaggactatagtcgtcgcttaatggatgtggctgcccagacactacagcgaggccgatcggatcagcgtttggcatACCAGCCAGATTATGTTGACCCAGCCACGTACCAGCGAGGCCGtggtatgccacgaggtggtagCCGAcgagctgctgctgcttcacgaCGACCTGCTGGTGCTggacgacgtggtcgtgggcggagaggaggtccccagcaagggggctttgaggcttctgctgatgatgttgctgctgatatgggaggtggcatgcatgagaccgacatgccgtcttacagccttggcatttatgacactccagggacgtcgcaggtgaccccatcgggtcaattcttgatcacgggctcggattttcaaggagtggagttgggtagatatttccctggcccgtctaccactgatgagtctcgaccgatccgagattttgatagtgggcaccgactgagttatggcagctcatcacatgcgcag gcttcatgcgatgctgcgacagatgactacattcaggatccagacacgattatg ccttctactggacctgacagcaccaccgatacatgtcatcctgtgccgcatccggccataaggagacaacttgatgatgatgatcctgatagcgtacccgggcggcaggggatgcgcctcaggccaacggctactttgagacacaccggatgcgggacacattga
- the LOC138880386 gene encoding uncharacterized protein isoform X2, whose product MAIGLHTVYRMGQQMQSYVHDPVIMQDYSRRLMDVAAQTLQRGRSDQRLAYQPDYVDPATYQRGRGMPRGGSRRAAAASRRPAGAGRRGRGRRGGPQQGGFEASADDVAADMGGGMHETDMPSYSLGIYDTPGTSQVTPSGQFLITGSDFQGVELGRYFPGPSTTDESRPIRDFDSGHRLSYGSSSHAQASCDAATDDYIQDPDTIMPSTGPDSTTDTCHPVPHPAIRRQLDDDDPDSVPGRQGMRLRPTATLRHTGCGTH is encoded by the exons atg gcgattggattgcataccgtatatcgtatggggcagcagatgcagagttatgtccacgatcctgtgatcatgcaggactatagtcgtcgcttaatggatgtggctgcccagacactacagcgaggccgatcggatcagcgtttggcatACCAGCCAGATTATGTTGACCCAGCCACGTACCAGCGAGGCCGtggtatgccacgaggtggtagCCGAcgagctgctgctgcttcacgaCGACCTGCTGGTGCTggacgacgtggtcgtgggcggagaggaggtccccagcaagggggctttgaggcttctgctgatgatgttgctgctgatatgggaggtggcatgcatgagaccgacatgccgtcttacagccttggcatttatgacactccagggacgtcgcaggtgaccccatcgggtcaattcttgatcacgggctcggattttcaaggagtggagttgggtagatatttccctggcccgtctaccactgatgagtctcgaccgatccgagattttgatagtgggcaccgactgagttatggcagctcatcacatgcgcag gcttcatgcgatgctgcgacagatgactacattcaggatccagacacgattatg ccttctactggacctgacagcaccaccgatacatgtcatcctgtgccgcatccggccataaggagacaacttgatgatgatgatcctgatagcgtacccgggcggcaggggatgcgcctcaggccaacggctactttgagacacaccggatgcgggacacattga
- the LOC138880386 gene encoding uncharacterized protein isoform X3, whose product MGQQMQSYVHDPVIMQDYSRRLMDVAAQTLQRGRSDQRLAYQPDYVDPATYQRGRGMPRGGSRRAAAASRRPAGAGRRGRGRRGGPQQGGFEASADDVAADMGGGMHETDMPSYSLGIYDTPGTSQVTPSGQFLITGSDFQGVELGRYFPGPSTTDESRPIRDFDSGHRLSYGSSSHAQASCDAATDDYIQDPDTIMPSTGPDSTTDTCHPVPHPAIRRQLDDDDPDSVPGRQGMRLRPTATLRHTGCGTH is encoded by the exons atggggcagcagatgcagagttatgtccacgatcctgtgatcatgcaggactatagtcgtcgcttaatggatgtggctgcccagacactacagcgaggccgatcggatcagcgtttggcatACCAGCCAGATTATGTTGACCCAGCCACGTACCAGCGAGGCCGtggtatgccacgaggtggtagCCGAcgagctgctgctgcttcacgaCGACCTGCTGGTGCTggacgacgtggtcgtgggcggagaggaggtccccagcaagggggctttgaggcttctgctgatgatgttgctgctgatatgggaggtggcatgcatgagaccgacatgccgtcttacagccttggcatttatgacactccagggacgtcgcaggtgaccccatcgggtcaattcttgatcacgggctcggattttcaaggagtggagttgggtagatatttccctggcccgtctaccactgatgagtctcgaccgatccgagattttgatagtgggcaccgactgagttatggcagctcatcacatgcgcag gcttcatgcgatgctgcgacagatgactacattcaggatccagacacgattatg ccttctactggacctgacagcaccaccgatacatgtcatcctgtgccgcatccggccataaggagacaacttgatgatgatgatcctgatagcgtacccgggcggcaggggatgcgcctcaggccaacggctactttgagacacaccggatgcgggacacattga